One segment of Streptomyces sp. NBC_01454 DNA contains the following:
- a CDS encoding amino acid permease, producing the protein MGLRAGQGVLRRKPIEHIEEAEGSASQQLTRALGLWQLTAIGVGAIIGAGIFTLAGTVANGKAGPAVVISFLIAGIASAAAAFSYAEFAGLIPKAGSAYTYGYAVLGELAGWFIGWDLLLEYTAIVAVVAIGISGYFGFLLGELGVDLPAWMLGAPGTGPGHRVDLFAAVLCLLIAYLLTLGIKNAARFETVVVGLKVIVVIVVIAVGFFHINTANYHPFFPFGVSGAFTGAATVFFAVFGYDAMSTAAEESKDAQRHMPKAIMYSLAISMVLYVLACLVLTGMQNYRHIDPESGFSSAFKSVGLSGLADVIAVGAIIGILTVMFTFMLGVTRVWFSMSRDGLLPKWFAKTSAKHRVPTRVTWIVGFASAAIAGFLPIGEAAELTNIGILLAFVVVCVAVIVLRYKRPELPRTFRTPGMPVVPAIGVCFSIWLITFLAWQTWVRFVVWFLIGMVIYFSYSYRRSNLARAEGRTASGTDGGGTPR; encoded by the coding sequence ATGGGGCTGCGCGCGGGACAGGGCGTACTGCGCCGCAAACCGATCGAACACATTGAAGAGGCGGAAGGCAGCGCGAGTCAGCAGCTCACCCGGGCGCTCGGCCTGTGGCAGCTGACGGCCATCGGTGTCGGCGCCATCATCGGCGCGGGCATCTTCACCCTGGCCGGCACCGTCGCGAACGGCAAGGCCGGCCCGGCGGTGGTGATCTCCTTCCTCATCGCGGGCATCGCGAGCGCCGCGGCGGCCTTCTCCTACGCCGAGTTCGCCGGGCTGATCCCGAAGGCGGGGTCGGCCTACACCTATGGCTACGCGGTCCTCGGCGAGCTGGCGGGCTGGTTCATCGGCTGGGACCTGCTGCTGGAGTACACCGCGATCGTGGCGGTGGTGGCGATCGGCATCTCCGGCTACTTCGGCTTTCTGCTCGGTGAGCTGGGCGTCGATCTGCCCGCCTGGATGCTGGGCGCGCCGGGCACGGGCCCGGGGCACCGGGTGGACCTCTTCGCGGCGGTGCTGTGCCTGCTGATCGCCTATCTGCTGACCCTGGGCATCAAGAACGCCGCACGCTTCGAGACGGTCGTGGTGGGCCTGAAGGTCATCGTGGTCATCGTGGTCATCGCGGTCGGCTTCTTCCACATCAACACCGCGAACTACCACCCGTTCTTCCCGTTCGGGGTGAGCGGCGCCTTCACCGGCGCGGCCACGGTCTTCTTCGCGGTCTTCGGCTATGACGCGATGAGCACCGCGGCCGAGGAGTCCAAGGACGCCCAGCGCCACATGCCGAAGGCGATCATGTATTCGCTGGCCATCTCCATGGTGCTGTACGTCCTGGCCTGCCTGGTGCTGACGGGTATGCAGAACTACCGTCACATCGACCCGGAGAGCGGTTTCTCCTCGGCGTTCAAGTCGGTGGGCCTCAGCGGCCTGGCGGATGTCATCGCGGTCGGCGCGATCATCGGCATTCTGACCGTCATGTTCACCTTCATGCTCGGGGTGACCCGGGTGTGGTTCTCGATGAGCCGGGACGGGCTGCTGCCGAAGTGGTTCGCCAAGACCAGCGCCAAGCACCGTGTGCCGACCCGGGTCACCTGGATCGTGGGCTTCGCCTCCGCGGCCATCGCGGGCTTCCTGCCGATCGGTGAGGCCGCCGAGCTGACGAACATCGGGATTCTGCTCGCGTTCGTGGTGGTCTGTGTCGCGGTCATCGTGCTGCGCTACAAGCGCCCCGAGCTGCCGCGGACGTTCCGTACACCCGGGATGCCGGTGGTGCCGGCCATCGGGGTGTGCTTCTCGATCTGGCTGATCACGTTTTTGGCGTGGCAGACCTGGGTCCGGTTCGTGGTGTGGTTCCTGATCGGCATGGTCATCTACTTCTCGTACTCCTACCGCCGTTCGAACCTGGCGCGGGCGGAGGGGCGGACCGCCTCCGGTACGGACGGCGGCGGCACACCGCGGTGA